A stretch of Clostridium formicaceticum DNA encodes these proteins:
- the cas6 gene encoding CRISPR-associated endoribonuclease Cas6, with protein MRFGVEILLENEMIPKDKNRIILSLLKSCFSSYNEDYYKALYMEEQNKKKDFTFSLYLGNCKFLREEILVPSKKILLNFSSYHHEDGIMFFNSILHNKGKSYPITNNTITLQKINLIREKLVHSYEVTYRPLSPIVVREHSGNNKKTWYHSLSNQEGQAIFIENLKYQIKDALGEKGLLDFEDVKIEIAQTNKEVKVKNYGIEVLSNITNIKMKGQPYILDYLYKAGIGSKRSSGFGMVDIV; from the coding sequence ATGCGATTTGGTGTAGAAATTTTATTAGAAAACGAGATGATACCTAAGGATAAAAATAGGATTATTTTATCGCTGCTCAAAAGTTGCTTTAGTTCATACAATGAAGATTATTACAAAGCCCTATATATGGAGGAACAGAACAAAAAGAAAGACTTTACTTTCTCTTTATACTTAGGTAATTGTAAATTTTTAAGAGAAGAAATCCTTGTTCCAAGTAAGAAAATTTTATTGAACTTTTCATCTTATCATCATGAAGATGGCATAATGTTTTTCAATTCTATTCTACATAATAAAGGAAAAAGCTATCCTATAACCAATAATACTATAACATTGCAAAAAATTAATCTTATTAGAGAAAAATTGGTGCATAGTTACGAGGTAACCTACAGACCATTAAGTCCTATAGTAGTTAGAGAACATAGCGGAAATAACAAAAAAACCTGGTATCATTCTCTAAGCAATCAAGAAGGACAAGCTATTTTTATAGAAAACCTGAAGTATCAAATAAAAGATGCATTGGGAGAAAAAGGATTGTTGGACTTTGAAGATGTAAAGATAGAAATAGCACAGACCAACAAAGAAGTCAAGGTAAAAAACTATGGTATTGAAGTGCTTTCTAATATAACCAACATAAAAATGAAAGGACAACCATACATTTTAGATTATTTATACAAGGCCGGTATTGGTAGTAAAAGGAGCAGTGGATTCGGCATGGTGGATATTGTGTAA